The genomic region GCGAGGCCTCTCGCGCTCTCGCCGCACGCACGCCACCGAGTCCGTCTCCGTCTCATTGTCCAGGTTGTCCTGACTGGCTGCAGCATTGGCACTGGAGGTGGGGGTGTCAATCAGCAAGCTGCCTTTATTAAGATCTTGTTACTGTACAATCTCTTTGATACACACACGCGGGTCATAGCACCAGGATTACCAGACGCCTTCGTACTGTGCTTTCCTAGCCAGGCTACTGTGCGGCTGCACAACACATTTGCATAAAGCACCGTCATACTTCCCATGAACGCTTGCATACCGCACATATAAATCATGGGATCAAGTCCCAGTCTGCTTGGCAGGTGTACAAAATGTCCAGTTAGTCAaacaagcagctttgcattatCTGTAGCCATTAATATTCCAAGTGACTATATATAGGATTTTCCAtctaaaattaattaaatggcACAACAAAAATACCGCGTGTTTAAATTATATATCACCTTAATGTATTTAAGTTTATACGAGAATCTCATTACGTTGCAAGTTTTCGAATTACGCACTTCTATCCTGCTCCTGTTTTAAATTTGAGAACCCCAACCCCCCCGAGTCACGACATTGAAGATCTTTTTTTGGGTtgcagtggaaaaaaaacaagcagaaTAAAGCAAGTCAGGGTTCTGAGGTCTGCTTTGGTCTTATTCTGAGGTCTGCTTTGGTCTTATTCTGAGGTCTGCTTTGGTCTTATTCAGCCATACGgacactcctctacttgcaAATGAGATACATTCCGAATGAccattcgtaacttgaaatgttcgtaagttgctattcaatatcattttaagggtataagcAAGTacgaagaactaggatgctgggagtacgcacgctacgctgcggcgcggcgggagtagcggccagacgtcgtactaggcggaactggagggcagaaataaaattggtgttgcggacaggaaacaggagcccaatgaacacagtttggacttacagtcctcttcgtttgtacgtctgaaagttcgtaagtagaggagcgtctgtaccgCGATGTGACAGGCCAAGGCAACGGCCGCTGCAGTGCTCACACTTCGCCACTAGAGGGATAGATGGTGCATGCTTAGCACAGGAGCACTGCACCTGCCCAAACCCTGTACAACAGACATTGTCAAGCAGACAGGCGGAGCCAGACACAGTGCAGCCTGTGGCAGACCTGTGCTGCAGGATGGATGGGGATGGGACTATTGTACTCAGAGGACTTAAAACACGCAGAAGCGGAAAATACTGACTGGAATGATGGAGGCCTGGAATCGCCAATGCCCCCGGTGCGTTCCAAGGGAGGGGGCAGGTCCAACTGGCTGTCAGCACACACAGAGCCACCGTCTGACTGTGCCCCATCCGCCGACACCAGctgaacacagagagaacatgacACAGTGAGGCAGAGCAGTAAGGTGACAACTAAAACACTCATGCATGTACTGACAAGGAGATGAGGGCACAGCTCTGGAGACCGAGGGGTCAAAGGCAGACAGGACCAATGTGGTACGAGTACTGTCAAGCTGGGAGTTTTTGCCATTACGACAGAAATATGTGCAAAATAACATCTAAAATCATGTTAAGGTCAGTAAAAAGACACAAGGCCCAGGAGGAGAGCTGTGTGGACCATTCAGATGGGGTGAAGCAAGAGGAAACACGCGATACCGAGCTGGCAAGCGGCGGGAGTTTGCCACTTTTGCCCGATTCGATCTTCTTGTTAGGCTGGGATATTTATGGAGCTTTCGCACAGATCCTGTGACTCCACTGCAGTACTTTAATCTGGCAGATGACTGCTCCCTCTTCCCTGAGTATCAAAGCACTCACTGGGGACCAGATCTAGCAGCAAAGCGCACATTCTGACCACCAGGGGTCACTAGTTTTCTGCTTCAGAATCCCGAAGGACTAGTACTGATAGGTAACATCTTTATAATttaaccccgcccccccccatgttaatGTTTCAAATATGGgttttattctttttaattGTGCATACCTGGATTGCTTCCTTATGTTTTACGTTTTCTGTGAACGTATGCACCAGTACTGCCAGATCAAATTCCCAGTACATGCAATTGTACCTGGCCAATGACGTGAATTCTGGTGCTATGTCTGTCTGGCCCACCAGCCCACACAGACTCCAGAAGCACACAAATAGTGGTGACTAGCAGAGGGCGCTCACCCAGCACACGACTCGGCCATTGAAGCAAGGCAGCTTGGCGTTGTCATCCGAGATCTCCTCCTTCACCACCCTGAGGAATGGACAGATAAGTCACACTCTTCTCCcacccacatacacacgcacgctTGTGTGTCTTACCACCAACACAGCGGATTCACACAAACAAAGGGAATAAACATCGCCTCACATTATAAGCAGACAGTCCCGTCAGTCAGTGAAACCCCCAGTCACTCTCAGAAGAGGTATCAACCCCAAGCGACCTTGTTGCCACAGAGCTGAATGTGAGCAGTGCTGGTGGACAGATGCCAACGGGGGACAGTGTAACAGCGCTCATTAAAACACTGGCCCATATGGCGACAGGTAACTGGATCATTATTCAAatgctttatatttttaatagaTTCCAATACGGTAGAAAATCGGTTCAAGTCAGGGTATGTCTTTGGTTATCAGGAGGCACATGGACAAAACATgcctccccccaccacacacacacacacacacacacacacacacacacacacacacacacacacacacacacacacacacacacacacaggaaaccACCCTTACACATGGGACACACAGGAAGCAGGTTCATTCAGGTTCTCCCACCATGTagccataaaaaaataacaaacagaGGCACTCTTTAGCCAGACAGCCTGCAGGAAACGCGCCCCTCCTGTCAGGTGACGCGACAGCGTCCAATCAGACCTGATTGCTGAACCTCCCAACAGTGCGCAGGAGCGACATGGGAGaagacattaaaaaaataaacaccaagTGGATAGAAACAGGGCCTCGCCCTGCATTCTGCAAGATTTGTCCCAAGCGAGAAAAAGATAGGAGGAACCCCTGGCTTCCCTCTATTCATTCTATTCTCTTCGCCACGGCCATGTTGGCTTTGAGTTGATGAAGCAACGATACGGTAAATCATACGCCTAAATTATAAACATGTGAAAGCAGTCAGCTGACAACACAGCGCCTTCGAAATGATCTGCAGCCCACAGCTTCTCAGCTCCAGCTTCGGTCAGCCATAACTTTGCTCACCCTGCAGTTTTCTTTCCCGTACAAAAGCAGGTGGTTtagctgtgtgtctgtatatcgCCTACACTCTGCACGTCCGCTACgcacccagggtgtccccagccttgtgtTTTCTGAGGTAGGCCACAGGTTTCATGTGACTCTGTTGGATTCAGTTAAATTTATGACAGAGTAGTTAAGTAAATAAGCACAGTAATTTTGAGAATGGAGCCAAGCTGATGGGAGGGCAATCTGCAGGATGTACGGAGCGTGAAATTTATGGCCTGAAAGCACTTACTCTGCGTAGACTGGGGCTCTTGCACTGTTATAAGCCTTATTACAAGACTGTCACCCAGAAGAGATGTCCACATCCCAAACAGGTCTAAACCTTCTCATGAACACTTTGGGGTGTCAAAATAGACATAACAGTCAAGCTCATGAGAAAAGCAAATGGCAGAATAGGCTGATAAACTTCATTAATCCCAGAAGGAAATTCTTTTAGAAATTAAGGGTATGTAATCCCACTAAATCCAGGCTAGAATTATGCAGGAACAAATGCAAGTGAAGTCCTGTTTTAAGGCAGGTACACTTTCCACAGTTAGTGTACCCAAGCAGaatctcttcctctctctcttgctcactcacacacacccagaaaatacaggggcaaaaaaaaaaaagtaggtcAGCCTCCTTAAAGGAAGCATTATTAAGGCAAAGACGAGGGAGAGTCAGTCGCTGTCAGGAACCTTGCACCCCCCACACCGAAGTGTTGCTTCACACACTGAGGAAGATTGCGGTTGCTGCAGATATCGGGTTAAGCATTGACAAACACCCAATCTGTTCCCCAAGGCAACCCACCAGCCCTCCACTACCAGCCGCCACAGACTGCTGCCTGAAACCAGTCAGTGCATACTCCCAGACACACGACGGTGGCTGCCCAGCTTCAGGAACGTCTGCTAGAATAGAGGAAGAAAGCTCAAGATAATGCAGCCCAGAGAGGCTGCTCTCCTTCGCTGTCCCTCACAAACGAGCCCAGAGACAGCAGCCAAGCCAGCCAGGAAATGGTGCACACACAAGTGAGCCCTTTACTCCCTAATCCAGTAAAGTAAACGATTTATTCATGGAAATCCACCTTTAAAATTACCCATGCAGTTTAATTTGGTTTTCTGTAGTCAATAATCGGCAACTATCCCAAATTCTGGGTAGAAGCAaatagtatgtgtgtgtttacggGAGAGAGGACACGGCTTGTGTATTGAGGGCGATTAATACGAGAGCTCTGCTCATTGTTTacatgtatgggggggggggtgttgtaatCTGTAAAGGAAAAGTAAGAAGTGAAATGACAGCTTTTTGTTTGGCTTCGTTATCATAATGTAGGACACCCCCCGACACCCTCCTCGGAAAGCGGGCTGACCGGGTCCGAGGAGCACCGGCCCGAGTGACCGGGGACGGGACGGGGCACTGACGTCCACTTTAGTCTTCATTCCGTTTGATATACTGACAGATCcaggaccggggggggggggggggggggggcgccagccCGTCCGCAGTGATCCGGCCAAAACGGAACCGGCCTGCGAGAAACccacaggacaaaaggaccgctCGGCCCTCCGCCCTCCGTCCGCCATTTTCACTCTTAAGCCCGGCCTGCAGTTCGGCCGAAATCCGAGGCCCCGGGGCGGCTAGCAGACGGGGGCAGAGCTCCGGAACAACCCAGTTCACCGAGCCAGACCCGGTCGGCCCCTGTGTAAAGCACCTACGGCAGCTGCCCTCCCCCGGCCCGGCTTCGTGTCCCGGgccaacctccccccccccccctctgcagAAGCAGCCTTTATTTCTGCTTTaccattttattacaaaaagctGAATAGTCCATAACCGTCGCCAAGATTCCCCGCATTTATAAAACGGACGTGGGATAAAAGCGGCATTTTATTATCCAGAGAGCGAGAGTGTCGCGTCCCCCCAGCTCGGTTCCCTCCAGCCCGGCGTCTGTCCTGCATCTGCTGCGCCCGCCGTCCCGGGCCAGGGCGCCCCGCGTAGGAGGGGGGCGGCGGACAAAGACGGGACGCGGTCTTACCCGAAATCATCGTCCATGGACTTGAAGAAGAATTTGTAGTTGGGCTTGTTAAGGACGTTTTTAAAGTCCGCCAGAGTGACCCGGTCGGCCGCGATGGGCAGCTTCACCAGGTAGGGGGTCTCCTGGTCGTCGAGGTGGTAGATAATTTTTGTCTCCCCCATGGCGGCTCGCTGGGGAGGCGCAGGCCTGGCGCATTCAGCCCAGGGTGGCGGCAGTCGGCAGCCCGGCGCCGGTTCCTGCTCAGCTTCACCGCCGCCGGCCTCCTTCTCTCCCGTTTAGCCGAAGCGCTGCCTCCGCGTCTCTTTGTCTCCGCCGCGGTGGAGGAGGGACGCTCTATTCCCCAGGCGGCGGTCCGGCAGCGGGCTTTGCCTGCCCCTCTCCCCCAGCAGCTGTCTGTCCGTCAGTCTTCAGCTCTGCGAGTCTTCCCAGGAACTCCCTCTACAGGCGGAGGAGGAAACGCGCAGCGACCCGGGCCGGTTCGGTTGGGCCCGGTTCAGGAGAACCACGCCGACCCGCGGTGGGAGACTCCGCTATGCACTGTCAGGGATCGCTGCAAGCGAGGACATTCAGCTCTTTGACTGACACGGTGCGGACTGCGATCTCACGGACTCGTGGCGCTGGCGATTTTGGACCGGACCACGCAGAGCTTTGGAAAGTATCGACTCCCCCGTGCTGACCCCgaagagccgggggggggggggggctccctgtgCCCCTTTGCCTTAACGTTACGGCTGAACGGAGTGGCTGCGCCCCCTACTGGACACGCACAACCGGGCCCCCTTCTCCTCACTCCAATACCCAACTCGACCGGTTCGAAAATGCCAGCAATCGGTCATTGAGAATTCAGTAATATCGGCAGTACCGGACCGCCAGGAAACTCGCCTCTTTTTAAACAAACTGCCTCCACCATGTCCTCCAGCAATGGTACTGCCACATCTCGATTAAACGTGCTGGACATTAAATTACTTATGACAGGGGTGACCAATTTTATCTAGAAAAGGCCCCTGGGTATGCTGGTTTTCGCTGCAAcatcctaattagattactaattagtgcactgattgactgaagagtcttcacacctgggtttggacagctgacctaaaggtcacCCCAGAAACCACACACACTAACACTCTGCAGATAGGATTGGCCACCCTTGGCTTAGACGGATGTTGAATACAGATTGATACCCGTCCAGCTTTGAGGTAGCATCACTTGCGCAAAGAGCAGCTGCCCTCGGACACGTGGTGACTAGTTTCTCTCTTTCGGCAGTGTTAATCACCCGAATGCATACGCCCTGTTAGTTTGTGGCTTGTCTGCCACTCCTGCTAATAGGACAGATATACGAACTCATCGCACAAGCCTCTGTGCTGGGAGAAGGGCACAGATGAAGgacggtgtgtgtttgtgtaaagATGTCACGCATGGCGCCCAATACACGGCAATCCTGTTTAATTATATGAACACAGCCAAAACGTGCTGGAGTTGCCATTTGTGCAAATCAACAAGAGATGGACTGGAGGAgccccaggctggggggggggggggggggaagagtaGTAGCACAGCAGCTCAATATAACCTTCATTCCTTACATTATTCCACAAAAGAAACAGAATTAAGGACATTACTGGATTCAGAAGCTTTCACTTTCTCCTAATATAACGCGACTCTGCTCTCCCCCCATTATAAAAAGCTACATTTTCATCATCCAGTCAATTTCCATGTGACACTGGAGGCCTGTGCTTACAGGAGAACAGGAGCATAGCTTCACAGTGATCTGGGTCCAAAAGGCACTAAGGTGGTCAgaatcctgcccccctcccccacagagtAGGCTGCAGTTTCACCCAGAAAGAGGGCGTGGCTTGATCCCCGTGTTAATATACATCAACGTTCTAGTTACCCAAGGCACAGTGTAGTGTTTACCAGAAAATGGGGTCAGTCGATTTCTTTTAGCTAGAAGTGCCAAGTATGAAGATCCCCTGCTAGACAGAAGTACCATAATTGCCACCTCCCTCCACCCTTAACAGCAGGCTGCAAAGTGGTCCATGACACTCGGTCCCATTCCACAACAGGAAGCCTGCATCCTAATAGCAGCACGGCcaggaggtggacatttcaggtccagaaagtaaaaatccagaccatgattttgttccaaccaaccggttgagtactctgtgactgtggctcgttatactcaactggttggtcggAACAAAATCTCGATCTGGATTTGTACCTTGTGAACCCGAGCTTTCCACCCCTGGGCATGGCCCAGCataacacagcacacacactatcTCCAGGGACTGTGACCAAACACATGCGGTAAGGAAACCCAGAGGAGCTTTAGGGTTTAGCCTACGAGTGTCGGGTACAGGGCAATAAATAAAGGAGGACGAGTCTGTGTCACTAGTCTGGTTCGGTTTCATCCAATCAGGATTGCCTGTCCAGGACACATGACCAGGTCTTCTCTGTCAGGCAGACACGTTGACATTTCGCAAGGAGATGCAGCCTGTGCTGGGCAtgtctgtgggggtgggggctggtgcAGGGGAGGTGACGGGGAGCAAAGGCAGCGCAGTCCCAGTGGGAGGGGTGCTGCTCTGGAACAGGATCTGCTGCAGGGTTCGACGCAGGTTGGGGTGCATTCTGGCCTGAGTCTGAGAGAAGACCTCCGCAGCGAAGCATTTCATCACCCCAGCGCAGAGATCCTCGTACAGCGGGACCGTGTACATACGGGAGgtctgggtggggggcagggggagggagggaaggaaggaGGTGAAGTGGAGCTCATCAAAGTTGAGTTTTCCATCTTCACACATTCATGATTATAAATTACCCAAGTTATTACTGTGGACCAGAGCACCTGCTAGCCAATGTAGTAAATCAGCCAAGCTGGGGAGAACTCTCAACTATGGCATTAAACATGCACGCCACGCTACATCATAAATAACACGCGTGACACACTTCAAGAATCTGTGGTCGTCTCCCTTACATGTTTGTGCAGAAAGCTACGGACCCGGGGCAGGTCTGGGTAGAACCTGTTCCGCACCACAATCTGCAGCCAGCGAATTTGCACCTCGGCATTCATGCTGTCCAATAGTGCAGAGTAGCAGCACGAGAGGCGGGTCATCACTTCTGAGGGACACATGACAGCCAATCACAGATGAGGAAGGCAGGCACAGCACACGTCTACTGAACATGGTCATTTTGCCAGCGCGGGGGGGTCAGTAGAGGGGTACAAACATATACAGTGGTGGGGCAACAGAGGAGAGAGAAGCGGAGCATGGCTTTGGGGTGTACCTTGAGGAAGGGGGGATCGGTCCAAAAGGCGGTCCAGGAAGAGCACTGTCTGAAAGGTGCTCCAGGAGGACAGGTCAAAGCTGGCGATGGCCTGGGGTTCGGTGGCCTCCTCCCCCCAAAGGTCACACAGGCACTGCACAGGCTCTGTGAGAATCGCCCCCGCGGAGAGGTCCGGCTCGTAGAGAGGTGGGCCGCATTCATTCAGCCAGCGGTCAAACTCCAACCCTACAGTGAGACGGAGAACCGTCACCCCATGCTCATCTCACTCGGTACCTCGCTTATAGGCACTCGGGCCCCAGGCTCACCTTCCCTCTCCTTCAACTGGGGGAAGAAACCCAGGAAGAGGTCGAGCAGATCCTCTGCCACCACGCTGCAGAACCGGAACTGCTGAATGTAGCTCTGCGAGGGGGAAAGCAAGCAGCTAGTGAGGAATgaagggagacgagagagactTTCTGCGTGTGCACGTGCGTGCCCCTTACCCTCAGGAAGCTGTCGAAGCTCTGCATGTCCCCACACAGGTGGGACAAGTAGGACACAAAGCAAAAGCCTTTTTCATACGTGAAGAGGTTCATCAAGCTGCTTGGATTCACTCCTAAGAAAATATACAGACTAATATGTTTACCATAAATAGACGTTTAACATTATTAAAGATACAGAAACACTTAGACATCATCATCTCACACGGAGACActtgtcacatgacctggtaTTTTATAGGGGCGCCCCTGTGCACTGAAAGGCTTCCCCTAGGAATTGGGCCTGTAACCTTCCATCCGCAGCCTTAAGGACtacgccccctgctgtccaTACTGCACATGGACACCCGTCGGCTGAAGTACCTGGTTCACACTTGACCTGCAGCTTGCTCATTGGGTTGCTGTCTCCCAGGAGCCTCATTTGCCGGTGCAGAGCGTCCAGACGGAACATGGTCTCCAGACAGGTGAAAGCCTCACCTGAGGAGCACAGACGGGTCAGACGGGGATAGGGGCGTTCCTGACAAGCGCAGCATCGACAAGCCCTGCGCATACCGTAGGCCTCGGTGGTAATGCGCCTCTGGGCGTAAGTGGCCAGTCCTTCACTGAGCCACATCTCCTCCCACGTGGCGTTGGTCACGGCATTGCCGAACCAGCCGTGGGCGATCTCATGGATGACGTCGATCAGGAGGAACTCGTGGCTCTccaggatggaggagatgatgAAAGTTAGGCAGGGGTTCTCCATGGCAACGACAGGGAAGGAGGGTGGCAAAAACACGATGTCatacctgggggggggcatgtagaGCATGAGTAGTACAGGAGCAGTGACCAAAGAAAAGCACAGTAAAGCAAGAGGCACCTACCTGGGAGAAAAGTGTGCATATAAAAGCCGCCTATCAGTGTCTGCTATATTTGTGTGAGAAAATGACCAACAAAACTACTAACAATACTTATTTCTCTGTTGATTTGGAGTCATGGTGCAATTTCATATGAAATTGTGTGTAAAGTTTGACCTACACGCTTTTTGTGTCTCCTATGCTTATTTAACATAAAGGTCACAGCTCCTGTTGTGTGGTGGGAAAGCAACACACATGTAAGTGGCCAGGAACTACAACAGTTCCTAGTCGGGGTGGCCCAGGAACTCAGAACTAGGAACTAGGTTCCTGAACTTCAGTGGGAAAGCACCTACagtcgtggccaaaagttttgagaatgacaaaaatattaattttaaaaattagtctgctgcctcagtttttatgatggcaatttgcaaatactccagaatgttatgaagagtgatcagatgaattgcaattaattgccaTCTTTGCCGTGAAAATAAACTTAATCCCAAAAGgcccatttccactgcatttcagccctgccaaaaaaagaatcactgaaatgatgtcagaAGGTCCATCGTTAACACAGGTGCAAGTGTTGATGAGGACAAGACTGgagatcactctgtcatgctgattgagttaAAATAacagactggatgctttaaaaggagggtgGTGTTTCAAATCATTATTCTTCTTCTGTTAGCCATGGATATCAACGTGTGCAGGAAACGCGTACAGTCATCTTTGTtttgcacaaaaagggcttcacaggcaaggatattgctgctagtaagatTGTACCTAAATTAACAATTTATTGGATCATCAAGAACTTTAAGGAGAGAGATTCAATTGTTGTGAAGACGACTTCAAGGGGCTCAAGAAAGTCCAGCAAGCACCAGGACAGTCTCCCAAATCTGATTCAGCTGTGGGATCAGGACACACAGTGCAGAGCTCgctcaggaatggcagcaggcaggtgtgagtgcatctgcacGCACAGTGAGGCGAAGGCTTTCGGAagatggcctggtgtcaagaagggcagcaaagaagccacttttctccaagaaaaacatcagggactgactgatattctgcaaaacGTACAGGGActggactgctgaggactggggtaaagtcattttctttCTGATTGCTTGGGGCATCCGGAAAAAAGACCAAGTGGGAAAAGAAAAGGTGACGCTACCATCAGACCCGAGTCCTGCCAacagcatcctgagaccattcatgtgtggggttgcttctcagccaagggagtgggcGCACTCACGATTTTATCTAAGAgcacagccatgaataaagaatggtaccaaaacatcctccgaGAGTAGCTTCTTccaaccatccaagaacagtttgATGATGAACGATGCCTTTTCCACATGATGGAGCACCGTGCCATAAGGCAGaagtgataactaagtggcTCGGGGAACAAAACATCAACATTCTGGGTCCATAACCAGGAAACTtcccagaccttaatcccattgagaacttgtggtcaatcctcaagaggcgggtggacaaacaaaaacccacaaattctgacaaactccaagcactgattatgcaagaatgggctgccatcagtcaggatttgaGGGGGGGAACTACAGAGGTCTTGGAAAAGAAGGGCTAGCACTGCAAATATTGACACTctgcataaacttaatgtaattaccaataaaagcctttgacacttatgaaatgcttgtgattatacttcagtataccATAGAATCATCAGGTAAAAAGATCTACAATCACTGAAGCAGCAAACTCTGTGAAAAGTTcacaaaacttttggccacaactatatatatgcatttttgaAAAAGCAGTCCCTTGAGTGACAGGGGGCTAAGGACCTAACGGAGAAAGGCCTCTGCTGATGCTGCGATCCACTTATCTAAGAGGTCGGAAGTCAGAGCTGGGAATTATGTCACACCCAAGTTAACCGCGACCCATGCAAAAAGCAGGACTTGTTGCTTAACCGGATAACTTGTTAGATATAAGGCGcctttatcttcattcacttacatttaacccagactaccttaaatccgataagttatccggctaagcaagaaatcatgCCTTCTGAAACAGGCCGCAGTTCTAGCCCACTTCATTCTTAGCCACTGTTAACAATATCAGTTGATAATgcataaatacaaaaacagtaGCAATGTGCACAGATAGCGCTtcgacagtactgtgtgtatgacttgtttaatgagccacaaataagaTGCAAGTGCTAATAAACAGAACATAGCTACAGCTTTCCCTTCTGTTAATGAAGGGCGCAGCCAACTGGAGTTCAGGGATGCGGAGGTTCCTCTGACTTTCTGAATTGAAACTCTAAATCCATGGGCCGTTCGAGCTGAAATTTCCGACTTCTGAGTGCAAAGGGTACGCAgcatgaccctgggatttgaaccagctgccttctgattacaggcacagcgtcctacccactgagtcacacacgACCCCCATTAATGTTTATGTGTGTAATGTTTCCATTACAATGCGTTTGCCTGTGTTCTCTCGCTCTTAGTGTCtgttgaagtgtgtgtgtgaaatctgACCCTCAAGTAAAGTCATAGCAAAATACAAACCAGATAATCAGTGCTTTGACTAGTGTTGAGGATCCTGCTATTATGGGAGAACTGAGATCTCGATCCGAGGCAACAATCTCAGTTGTACATTAGTCGCTAACATCTGGTACTCAGCTGGGTTGGGAGACGGGACCCAGACCTAACAGCATCCTCACCTGCCCCAGACATAGGGTCCAAACAGCCCCTCCGCCACGGCCAGCCAGCgctccacactgccccctagcTTGCTGACAGCACTAGTGAGGATGCATGGCTCTGCCCACACGCGGCTCCTAGGGTACAAGAGAGGGGACGTTTGTCCTGCTACTTATTTTCCCAAGGAATCCTTTAACAGCCCTGTAACCATAGCGATGCCCCCTCTGGAGTCAGTTGCCACCATGCCAACTTTTCTACTGGTTACCTCTGAGTGACTCTTTCCACTGATCTCCTACCCCTGGGAAAAGAACCACTAGGACCGACTATCGCCATGACAACCCCTCTCCCGTCTCACCGGGGGCCAATGTCGGCTGGCTGCAGATCTCCTGCCACCAAGGCAACCAGATAGGCCGGGACAGGGAACTCCATGGAAAACTGGAACACCCTGTCCTGCTCTGAGTAGGCACTGTGTGAGGCACTCATAAGCACAGTCACTCCCTCAGgaacctgcagggggagctagTGGTCACATTTCATCCAGCTAACACACA from Brienomyrus brachyistius isolate T26 chromosome 17, BBRACH_0.4, whole genome shotgun sequence harbors:
- the rnpepl1 gene encoding aminopeptidase RNPEPL1 isoform X2 codes for the protein MSDLQRPALCCCRKAPVEGGPSPCPERCQRVDVASASNFHSFRLRHFHLDLRLDFAAKEMSGRQVLDLVPLQAGVQTLVLDAHPSLLVHSIDCTVPGAAGSPDRCLSLTYRLDPFTDYGSSLIISLPAAVVRPRRTLQITVRYTTTDGPAIWWLDAGLTSGQTSPLVFTQGHSVCNRSFFPCFDTPAVKSTYSATVHVPEGVTVLMSASHSAYSEQDRVFQFSMEFPVPAYLVALVAGDLQPADIGPRSRVWAEPCILTSAVSKLGGSVERWLAVAEGLFGPYVWGRYDIVFLPPSFPVVAMENPCLTFIISSILESHEFLLIDVIHEIAHGWFGNAVTNATWEEMWLSEGLATYAQRRITTEAYGEAFTCLETMFRLDALHRQMRLLGDSNPMSKLQVKCEPGVNPSSLMNLFTYEKGFCFVSYLSHLCGDMQSFDSFLRSYIQQFRFCSVVAEDLLDLFLGFFPQLKEREGLEFDRWLNECGPPLYEPDLSAGAILTEPVQCLCDLWGEEATEPQAIASFDLSSWSTFQTVLFLDRLLDRSPLPQVMTRLSCCYSALLDSMNAEVQIRWLQIVVRNRFYPDLPRVRSFLHKHTSRMYTVPLYEDLCAGVMKCFAAEVFSQTQARMHPNLRRTLQQILFQSSTPPTGTALPLLPVTSPAPAPTPTDMPSTGCISLRNVNVSA
- the rnpepl1 gene encoding aminopeptidase RNPEPL1 isoform X1 — its product is MSDLQRPALCCCRKAPVEGGPSPCPERCQRVDVASASNFHSFRLRHFHLDLRLDFAAKEMSGRQVLDLVPLQAGVQTLVLDAHPSLLVHSIDCTVPGAAGSPDRCLSLTYRLDPFTDYGSSLIISLPAAVVRPRRTLQITVRYTTTDGPAIWWLDAGLTSGQTSPLVFTQGHSVCNRSFFPCFDTPAVKSTYSATVHVPEGVTVLMSASHSAYSEQDRVFQFSMEFPVPAYLVALVAGDLQPADIGPRSRVWAEPCILTSAVSKLGGSVERWLAVAEGLFGPYVWGRYDIVFLPPSFPVVAMENPCLTFIISSILESHEFLLIDVIHEIAHGWFGNAVTNATWEEMWLSEGLATYAQRRITTEAYGEAFTCLETMFRLDALHRQMRLLGDSNPMSKLQVKCEPGVNPSSLMNLFTYEKGFCFVSYLSHLCGDMQSFDSFLRSYIQQFRFCSVVAEDLLDLFLGFFPQLKEREGLEFDRWLNECGPPLYEPDLSAGAILTEPVQCLCDLWGEEATEPQAIASFDLSSWSTFQTVLFLDRLLDRSPLPQEVMTRLSCCYSALLDSMNAEVQIRWLQIVVRNRFYPDLPRVRSFLHKHTSRMYTVPLYEDLCAGVMKCFAAEVFSQTQARMHPNLRRTLQQILFQSSTPPTGTALPLLPVTSPAPAPTPTDMPSTGCISLRNVNVSA